The sequence AAAAAGGGAATAATGCAACGGATAAGAGGGGATGAGCTGTACAGCACACAGGAGGCCCAATAACAAAAGAAACATCCCAATGCTCTTGAACCAACAACAGGCCCACGAGCAAGATCACAAGCCCAACAGCAACCAACATGGACCAACCTACAAACAACCTGATCACACAATAAGAGAAAGAAGGGAAGAACATCAGGCTAACGATTGAATAATTTTAACATCCCCCCTCAATCTTAGCCTGAAATAAATCAATGAGCCCAAGTGATGACGTAGGGTTTAGCCCAATTAGGGTCTAcacaattaacttgggccccaagtcaattaaccctaattcccatctataaatatggggcacaacctacatcaagttcacaatctcccaatcgcatacaactcttactctctcaatgaaagtaccacctcatacgatcattcgatcacaccgcaacGCCTCCACCGCAAGTCCACAACGCACACGGCAGTTGTCGCCGaatcttctccacgatcgtcttcacgatcgcaactctagggtttttacctacgggtcttgtagggttttttctccctttgccgtcgatagggtccgactatcgacgggcgggcaattcgttggccaccctcccgagatcatcatctcgggtacgggttattcacggtaaccggaccggagatcaacgacgttgacgcctaaaaaaaccctttcgcattgatgtccgtgtgtatgttttcccttggaaaaaatatgcatgaacatttggcgcccaccgtggggcacgatgcattatgtctcgtgtttctaccgtctatcgttcggtttgagaaggtttgtcttttcttattgagcttttaattcgttatatgcggtttaagtacatgaatatttagcgcagatgttcgcgcgcttgcgcaactgtccacgcgcttttgtccaggttacgcacactttgcgcacagttgtccgcgactttagacgcaattttcatgCGGTTTTACGCATGGTAGTTCACGCGGTTTCCCTGCGCACTCTGCATGCGGTTCTTTGCGCATCTGTTCGTGGGTTTACGCACAGTTGTTTGCGCAGGCTCATGTAAACTTATTTTCCGCagcataatgagaagttcgatacgatacttgacaaaaatatcataccgaacttgggggacttgatgatgtagggtttagcccaattagggtctacacaattaacttgggccccaagtcaattaaccctaattcccatctataaatatggggcacaacctacatcaagttcacaatctcccaatcgcatacaactcttactctctcaatgaaagtaccacctcatacgatcattcgatcacaccgcaacGCCGCCACCGCAAGTCCGCAACGCACACGGCAGTTATCGCCGaatcttctccacgatcgtcttcacgatcgcaactctagggtttttacctacgggtcttgtagggttttttctccctttgccgtcgatagggtccgactatcgaccggcgggcaattcgttggccaccctcccgagatcatcatctcgggtacgggttattcacggtaaccggaccggagatcaacgacgttgacgcctaaaaaaaccctttcgcattgatgtccgtgtgtatgttttcccttggaaaaaatatgcatgaacaccAAGCTTATCACAAAGATAAGAGTGTTGACCAATGCCCAACCCTTTAGTGAAAATATCAGCAATTTTTTCTTCAGACTTAATGTTAACAATTTTAATAACCCCAGAGTTACACTTATCTCTCATAATGTGCAAGTCAATTTCAAAGTGTTTTGTTCTTTCATGAAATACAGGGTTGGCTGCTATTTGAATAGCAGACCTATTGTCACAATGAAGGTCAATAGGTAAAATGTTTTTTATTTTAAGAtcatttaaaattttcaaaatccACATGAGTTCACATGTAACAGAGGCCATAGCCCTGTATTCAGATTCTGTGGAGGATCTGGATACAGTGGCTTGTTTCTTGCTTTTCCAAGAAACCAAAGAGCCACATAAAAAAATGGAGTAACCAGTAATAGATTTTCTAGTGCTTAAACACTTACCCCAATCAGCATCAACATAGGGAGAGAGAGAAGTCTTGTCAGATTTTGAGATGACAATACCTTTACCTGGAGAGCCTTTTAAGTATCTTAGAAGCCTCATAGCAATCTTTAGATGAGATTGTAAGGGTTTGTGCATGAACTGACTAAGACACTGGACAGTAAAAGAGATACCTGGCCTTGTCATGGTGAGATATATTAATTTCCCAATCAGTTGTTGATATTTAGTAACATCAGTGAGTTCTTTGTCATGGACAGATGGGTCAGGATTAATAACAAGGTTTGATTCAAGAGGAGCACCAACAGGTTTACTACCCACCAAGCCAAACTCATCAAGAAGTTCAACACGGTATTTTCTTTGAGACAAACATATACCAGTTTCAGTTTTTAAAACTTCAATTCCAAGAAAATACTTTAATTCACCTAGATCCTTAATATGAAATTTAgtttttaaaaaatttttaaaCTTACAAACCTCATTATCATCATTTCCAGTAacaatcatatcatcaacatagaccAAAACAGCCAAGAAGACAAATCCAGACTCCTTAACATATAAAGAGTAGTCGCTCATACTTTGTACGAAGCCATGTTCTTTTAGGGTCATGGACAATTTTTCATTCCATTGTCTAGGAGCTTGTTTTAATCCATagagggatttaacaagtttacaCACCCTAGTTTCTTTTTCAGAAAAATAGCCTTGGGGTAATTCCATATAAacatcttcaacaagatcaccatacaAGAAAGCATTGTTAACATCAAGTTgatacaatttccagttattttgaACAGCTAAAGTTAACAAGCATCTAACATTAACCATTTTAACAACAGGAgaaaaagtctcatcataatctagACCTTCCCTTTGACTATACCCTTTAGCAactagtctagctttatacctgtcAATTTCACCTGTGGacctatatttaattttatatatccaTTTGCATCCAATAGTTTTTCTTCCAACAGGTAAATCAGTAAGCACCCAAGTATTATTTTCAAGAAGAGCAGTCATTTCATCGTTCATAGCATTGACCCAATTGGGATCTTTAATGGCCTGATCATATGTGGTAGGTTCAATGCTTTTGTTTAAATTAGACACAAAACAATAGTTATCTTTACTAAGTGCAGAGTAATTGACAACTTTTTCTAACCCATATTTGACTTTACCCTCAACAACATAATCACTAAATTTCCTAGGAAACACAGTTTGTCTATTCGACCTTCTAAGGACAGCAGGCTCATCATTAGAATAGTCAGAATTGTTTTCATTTAAACTAGAAGTACCCTCAGGGAGGTCATTGATACGACCATTATCCTCATGGGAGTTACTGTGACTACCTCCACTTCCTGTATAATCACAAGAAGTGTCTGCCATCACATTTGGCTCTTCAGGATGAACTCTCCCTTCATCATAGGGATTTTCAGAAACATTGGTATCGTTTGAACAGAAAACAAATCAAAGAAACTAAGTTGATCAGTTTGACCAGTAACAGAGTCAGACTTACAATTTTTTGTTTttgagtttttaaaaggaaagatattTTCAAAAAACTTGACATCTCtagaaaataaaatatttttgttTTCAAGACTCCATAACTTATAACCCTTTTTGTTAGTAGAAAAACCAATTAGAACACACTTCTCAGACCTTGGTTTAAATTTATCAGTTTCATCTAAAATTTTTGAAAATACAAGACAACCAAAGTTTCTGATGTGGGAGAGAGATGGTTCATAACCATAAATCTTTTGGAAAGGGGACAAGCCTGCTAGAACCTTGGATGGAATCCCGTTGATCAGATAAGTGGCAGTTAGAATACATTCAGACCAGAGATACAAGGGAATTCCCCCCTGAAACATAAGAGACCTGGCCACATTTAAAAGGTGTCTATGTTTCCTTTCAACAaggccattttgttgaggtgtgtgGGCTATGGTGGTTTGATGTAAAATACCCTTTTCATTTATAAATTTTTTCATCTGATTATTTACAAACTCGGTTCCATTATCAGTTCTAATCATTTTAACCCTTTTTTCAAACTGATTAAGCAATAAGTTCACATAATTGTAGAAGTTATCAAACACTTCGTCTTTTGTCTTTAACAAATAAACCCACACAGCCCTTGTATGATCATCTACAATGGTCAGGAAGTATTTATATCCTTCTCTACTAGCCACCCTATAAGGACCCCACAAATCCATATGAATAAGTTCACCTAGTTCTTTAGTGACATGATCACTTAAAGGAAAGGGGTCTCTAACATGTTTAGCTTTTAAGCAAGTTTCACAAGGTATATCTTCAACAATTTTATCAAGATTTAGTTTATGTTTAAGAATGTTAAGGACAGGACTAGAGGGGTGTCCTAGCCTGTTATGCCATAACAGGACAGATTCAAAATTACAAGTATACACAGAGTTGCACATTAGAGGTTCACCTTTATAACAGTCAAAGATATGCAGACCACCATTCACACTACCAGTCCACAGGGTAGTTCTTGTTTTCAAATCCTGAATGTAACAGTTAAACGCATCAAAACCAACAAACATTTTATTTTCTTTGACCATCTTATTAACAGACATTAGACTCACACAATATCCAGGGATAATTAACACATCAGTTAGAACAATGCCCTTATTTAGTCTTAGGTTTCCAATTTTTTTAACCCTAGCTTTAGTACCATTAGGATGTGAGACTTGTAGGTTTAATTCAGACACATCAACAACATTATCAAGACCTTGTTCAGAGACAGTCATATGTTGACTAGCACCAGAGTCTATAATCCAACCTTGACACTTATTTTCACTAGAATTGAAGTTAAAAAATCTTTGAAAGTTATTATTAAAAAACACATTATTATTCATTATGTTACCTGACATATTAGGGACAGATTTAGAGGTTTAAGGGCCCTTGTCATTAAGCATGCTTAAAAGCTTCATCATTTGTTCATTACTCAAGGACATAGGAACAGAATTAGAAGAGTTAGTAGAACCAATATTAGAAGAGGATGTAGTTGAACCAGACAAAGAATCAGATGCAGCACAGCTAGACACATACGTATTTGATTTATTAGCATTTCCATTAAAAGGTTTCTTATAATTATTAGGATATCCAACAATTTCAAAGCACCTATCAATGGTGTGTCCAATTTTATTGCACTTAGTACACTTAAGATTAGGATTAGGACCTCTATTAAAACCTCTTCCTCTTCCAGAACTACCAGTATTATTATTTCTGTTTGACCAAGAATTATTATTAGTTTGAGCAACAAAAGCAGAGTTTTGAGACTTAGATGTTCCAACCCCAAAAACCCCCCTGTGTGATTCTTCTCTGGATAAAATAGCAAATGCAGACTTAACATCAGGTAAGGGGTCTCTAAGTAACAAATTACTTCTAATAGACATGTAAACATCATCCAATCCCATAAGAAATTGCATCAATTTTAAGACTTTGTTATGTTGTTGAAACTCAGGAGCAGCAGCACAAACACAAGCAGGTAATTTAACCATTTCATCATATTGTTTCCATAAAGTGTTAAGTTTATGATAATATTCAGATAAGCTACTACCACTTTGTTTCACATAGCTAATTTTATGATGCAAATTGAAAATTATAGATCCATCAACTTTATCATAGGTTTCTTTTAATTCAGTCCAAACAACAGAAGCAGTAGAAGAAGAAATCTGTCCAGAATATAAATCCTCAGAAATAGAATTTAACAACCAGGacaacacaacataattacacctaTCCCATTGAGCAGCAAGAACATCATTATCGTTGTTTTTCAAATAAGTTCCATTTTCAAACCCTACTTTGTTTTTAGTAGATAATGCTAATAACATAGCTCTACTCCAGACATTATAATTTTCAGTTCCTTTCAGTTTAATGGATATTAAAGGTGTATTGGTTGTATCACTAGCATGCAGGTAAAGAGGATCACCAAAGTCAGTTTTGCTAATTAAAGTAATAGCATTTTCATCGCCCATTATAACAATTAATCAGATAAACGGATCAAGCAATTCAGATAGATAGcagataaaaataaataataataataataataataataataataataataataataataataataataataataataaaaattagaaataataaaatacaggCATATGTAGTAGACAAAAAAAatatagtgtgacgacccggaaatttccgaccaaatttaaacttaacctttatatgtttccgacacgataagcagaatttgtaatgttgaatcttaaaaagtttggaactacattcatgtaatcaattaccctttgaccgtgttcgacgattcacgaacaattatgtgtatatagatatgtatatataatatataatattaactgaaaacattaacaaagtattagatatatgatactttacatgaacatatttgtttcgatatatttatcgacagaattaagagataatatcaaatgattgaattatcagatacattatgatatgattacgggcctatgttatgaggtccactgtgatttaagaaatctattctttttgacaactcattacttaaccagtatgataaagataacgatatttatattttattttattaaatatatataacgatttaaattaatattatatatttttatacgcgtattatacgtacatagttttatacttttactatactttaactttacctttactttacttttactttactttaactttaataattcatactttaataattcactttaataattcactttaataattcatactttaataattcactttaataattcatactttaataattcactttaataattcatactttaataattcactttaataattcaaaaatctattataaatagaattcaataggtttcattatttcatagaaacttgaaaatatatttctctaaactctctcaatcgaattacatatatatatatatatttacttagtactatttcaagatattattagtatacataaaatactacgacggagttatattcagacgatttcaaaataagttttcaaatgggatatagctaaggaaattatgggttatagctatgaaggttatgggtattgatcgagggtattgctcgtgaggtcaacctaacgtttatcattttcgttgcgtctacgtactttcttgcaatattgaatcacaatattgatacgtgagcattcatatcttatcttttatatattaatagtgtatccctgactagtgctcgagtatatatgattatgcatgtttgtatgcttagtttcgtcgttaaatagtttatgataaatcacgaatttgatacatatgctactgagataagttatatggtatgcatgccgtcaatttttgatgtaaagaaagtttgtcttttaaaaacgaatgcaatgtttgtaaaacgtatcatatagaggtcaaatacctcgcgatgtaatcaactattgtgaatcgtttataatgtatatgaacgggtcctttcagttggtatcagagctggtttaatgctgtttattagcgggttaatcgtagagggggttctcacagtgttacctgtgacgaagcattggctcttactcctcgcggtccctattagggttggctgtactgccgagaggcgggacgtaaaatcagtgtctgaggtacgctcagtggtcacaggcggttagctgagaaggcactgagtgggatgcatccccaactttcagttggtatcagagcggtagtcttagcgaaccaagtcttgcattaatatgtctaactgatagttgttaagatgcattagtgagtctggacttcgaccgtgtctgcatgtcaaaatttttgcttatcatttttagtcggaaatcatctacttaccatccttaggaaattacctgcttatcattcttaagtctagacgcgttttcctacatttattgcataatagtgtatagacgaatttttatcttagcatatctgttactgtgaactttgactgacatctttcaaagattcctccgtaatttatgggattttggtattatatatacatatgtaaattatgtattgaagaataccaaatctaaattctacaatctatttcataccaaaaaattctttccctgatcatacaagatggatccctcaaccagttcgagttcctcgaattccgacagctatgccgatatggatttccacatgagctccgaaagcagcgtgaccggaatgaatcaaccaattagccatcatctattctggatgaattggggatgggttcgtaatctacttaaccattggagacaagaagaaggcgatccctttcatccaccacattgccctcttggcaatgaacctgaagcacttaccggcgaacctgtccgaaacaccattttctctctcatttccagagtatctcgtcatgattgtatactacaccaaattctagatcttatttatccgctcgtccgaaccgacaattaccccggtgtaatagaagaagtcaacgagcttcgcgctcgggtagtggctttggagaatatggtgcaaaggttacaaacaccagcagcagcaccaacagcataaccagtacgaccatcaacaataccattaccaccaccaacaacaaccgcatcgcaaacctcaacttcacaatctgtcccacgagcatcgacgtcatacgccatgtagataccaaggaataccacaacgatgaagtattgattcataactttattggggaaacattctacggcgattatgtaatttctaaagtttagaaattatctatcctcgccttaaccataaatcaaatgagtttaatttaatattaactcattaaatcaatattacatctgaagaaatatacacatatatatttccataaagactgtaataaaattcttttgtacaaaatattaattgtgaattttttttaacgggtaggtaatacccgagagatatataaattcacaattaatatgttacattcttcgaatctgattcagcaaatcatccattatattccctactttcacaacaatatacattcttttataaaaatcaaaacaaccatactcattcaaaatctaattacatattctgattttaaaatctcagaattcgattcaagatataaccgaaattgtcactcttagattcctacatctttcaaaactatactttgacttcaaaactgtcctagaacctcatttctattcatggaactcacaaaaatatttgtatcattcaaaatcttagaacatcatatgtatattaacaattacaatatgtgttcaaacacttcgaaattcctaaagacatgcgagatgatgatccaaccacatattacccactgtcatgcatctgaaaagctctcgaaatcaaagttatagtttaacacgtatccatgtcagatcctttgatatttattaccaaatataatttttcaatctctttccaaaatagacagttttgtcacagctccagcaaatcaccttcatttgtttatacgaataaaccttattataacaattaccccttcatcattgttaccggggaacctttcatatctagccacattagcagtaaacttatcaacaacttcattaaccttcgacttaaacctctccgaaaagccactatacttattcattaaaaccccatcatgtactcacctacatcctgtaacaataattgtcacaccaactactgggaattagcaatcagtaatttgaatttcgcgacaattttacatcaaaagttatacatataacgtctatctcctagacttacatacttcgaatgtgaattttctgaaaaacatcccaaaccatgaactagttctccgaaattggaaaaatgctgatgaagcagcaaaaactgtaaatgactttaacagtcaaaagtttgatgataaagaatagtatggtggtaaagctgagaaaaagagaaggtttgaaactggaaaacggattgagcataccatgaaggaggctgtggacaaatcacaaagactaaacctgccttcaaaggatccaaatgattcagtgtctactgaaatcgttagcaaacaacttacttcttattctaaaccttcacagacaaatcttcttcatcatccatattatcgtatcttttattataatatcttcgatattcctgaagatattttcacaactattcttatctgaaatcttttatctcttcgcaatatctgcgttacaacataaaaaaaaactgtgttagtttctaaattctaaaaaaaaataaaatttgaatttaaaataggaatgtttttgaagtagtgttgggaactgaagcatgagttagtataatataatgacacttgatcaacgtgattatattacagtaagtcatgctgagtttctaatggaacgtgatgattcacagaacatactgtcatcatgtactgtttacacgactcttacattctacccaatttccaaacatattaagaacatatcatcttgatagctctatattttcggatattctggtaatttgccaaatcaagatcgtgccattacgattttcttcttggaacattaactatgttcatccaaaaattcatatctacgaattctggaccattatccgtttgacttaaggtcggaaagagaaaacgaaagtatgaagctctgaaatataatggagaatataaagcccgataacaacctcgaaattacaaaccgtgtatatcaatgcgt comes from Rutidosis leptorrhynchoides isolate AG116_Rl617_1_P2 chromosome 4, CSIRO_AGI_Rlap_v1, whole genome shotgun sequence and encodes:
- the LOC139842416 gene encoding uncharacterized protein, encoding MGDENAITLISKTDFGDPLYLHASDTTNTPLISIKLKGTENYNVWSRAMLLALSTKNKVGFENGTYLKNNDNDVLAAQWDRCNYVVLSWLLNSISEDLYSGQISSSTASVVWTELKETYDKVDGSIIFNLHHKISYVKQSGSSLSEYYHKLNTLWKQYDEMVKLPACVCAAAPEFQQHNKVLKLMQFLMGLDDVYMSIRSNLLLRDPLPDVKSAFAILSREESHRGVFGVGTSKSQNSAFVAQTNNNSWSNRNNNTGSSGRGRGFNRGPNPNLKCTKCNKIGHTIDRCFEIVGYPNNYKKPFNGNANKSNTYVSSCAASDSLSGSTTSSSNIGSTNSSNSVPMSLSNEQMMKLLSMLNDKGP